The following proteins come from a genomic window of Edaphobacter sp. 4G125:
- a CDS encoding polysaccharide biosynthesis/export family protein, whose protein sequence is MSENKRDWTKIRTGMESDSMKGLLTGVLVAALSVSGFAQTSRPDVPAEGQQKPASSQAASAPALPQGIADIDNARYVIGAEDSLSITVWKEPSLSGVVPVRPDGMISLVLVGDLPAAGRTPMQLADDITAKLKKYIQDPNVSVVVMAVNSRRVFLLGEVGHAGPIPMTPGMTPLQALAAGGGLSPFANAKKIYILRNEGGKQQKIPFNYKQALKGDDSQNIELKPGDTIVVP, encoded by the coding sequence ATGAGCGAGAATAAAAGAGATTGGACCAAAATCCGCACGGGAATGGAGAGCGATTCCATGAAGGGACTCCTTACAGGAGTATTGGTCGCGGCTCTGTCGGTTTCCGGTTTTGCACAGACTTCCAGGCCAGATGTTCCAGCCGAAGGGCAGCAGAAACCTGCATCTTCTCAGGCGGCGTCGGCCCCTGCGCTTCCACAGGGAATTGCGGATATTGACAATGCCCGGTATGTGATTGGGGCTGAGGACTCTCTTTCCATTACGGTATGGAAGGAACCCTCGCTTTCAGGAGTGGTTCCGGTCCGGCCGGACGGGATGATCTCCCTGGTTCTAGTGGGCGATCTACCGGCCGCTGGAAGAACTCCGATGCAACTGGCCGATGACATTACTGCAAAGTTGAAGAAGTATATTCAGGATCCGAATGTGTCGGTCGTGGTGATGGCCGTCAATAGCCGCAGGGTCTTTTTGCTGGGCGAGGTCGGGCACGCCGGTCCGATCCCGATGACTCCGGGGATGACCCCGTTGCAAGCCCTGGCAGCGGGAGGTGGATTGTCGCCGTTTGCAAATGCCAAGAAGATCTATATTTTGCGGAACGAGGGTGGGAAGCAACAGAAGATTCCGTTCAACTATAAACAGGCCCTTAAAGGGGATGATTCGCAGAACATCGAGCTGAAGCCGGGAGATACGATCGTCGTCCCATGA
- the xrtA gene encoding exosortase A — protein MQTERLSTEIVSPSDQAPLASRLLFPPRLWFPVGILTILLISLYFRIGIKLVVDWYNIADYSHGFLVPLFSIFLLWDRRKQIAATPVSQSWAGLSLVIFGLITLILGVYGADLFTSRISFVILLGGLVWTFLGRAMLRELRFPILILLLAIPFPAIIFNQITFPLQLLASRFASMILPFLGVPVLQEGNVIQLPIMKLEVAEACSGIRSLMSLFTLSVFYGYFLERTTRRRFILALASIPIAVAANVVRIVGTGLCVQYWDPEKALGFFHEFSGWVMFVVSLCCLYLVHRLMRLIAPPREAA, from the coding sequence TTGCAAACCGAACGGCTCTCAACCGAGATTGTTTCTCCTTCCGATCAGGCTCCTCTGGCATCCCGGCTCCTGTTTCCGCCCCGCCTGTGGTTCCCTGTCGGGATTCTGACTATCCTGCTGATTTCACTCTATTTCCGAATCGGCATTAAGCTCGTTGTCGACTGGTACAACATCGCTGACTATTCTCACGGATTTCTGGTTCCGCTCTTTTCCATCTTTCTTCTCTGGGACCGCAGAAAGCAGATCGCCGCAACTCCCGTAAGTCAAAGCTGGGCAGGGCTTTCCCTGGTCATCTTCGGCCTGATTACCCTGATCCTGGGGGTTTACGGCGCAGACCTGTTCACCTCCCGCATCTCCTTTGTGATCCTCCTGGGTGGCCTCGTCTGGACTTTTCTCGGACGGGCTATGCTCCGCGAACTGCGATTCCCTATCCTGATCCTCCTTCTGGCGATCCCATTTCCCGCCATCATCTTTAACCAGATCACCTTCCCACTCCAGCTCCTGGCCTCCCGGTTTGCCAGTATGATCCTGCCGTTCCTCGGTGTCCCCGTCCTGCAGGAGGGAAATGTCATTCAGCTCCCCATCATGAAGCTGGAAGTAGCCGAGGCCTGTAGCGGTATTCGTTCCTTGATGAGTCTCTTCACCCTGTCCGTCTTCTACGGATATTTTCTGGAGCGCACCACCAGGAGACGATTCATTCTGGCGCTCGCGAGCATCCCGATCGCGGTCGCGGCCAACGTCGTCCGTATCGTCGGCACCGGACTCTGCGTCCAGTATTGGGACCCCGAAAAGGCACTCGGCTTCTTCCATGAGTTCTCCGGGTGGGTCATGTTTGTCGTCTCCCTTTGCTGCCTGTACCTTGTCCATCGCCTGATGCGTTTAATTGCTCCGCCCAGGGAGGCTGCATGA
- a CDS encoding exosortase C-terminal domain/associated protein EpsI, with product MKSPRFWTVLVFMAAALFMLVHRGDADNVPPSEPLHLMPTMIDGMVSQDLPLEDDVLAVLGKGDFLNRIYTVPLSAVSPQSHRSAPISLFIGYFATQRTGQSIHSPQHCLPGAGWTFDSSDYTTLEDINGNRFQVGEYVISNGESRQFVIYWYQAHGRSIANEYKAKAYMLADAIRYNRTDGALVRVITPISATEQVADARERTVRFTARMTPYLPQFIPN from the coding sequence ATGAAATCCCCCCGTTTCTGGACCGTTCTCGTCTTCATGGCTGCCGCGCTCTTTATGCTGGTGCATCGCGGAGATGCCGATAACGTCCCGCCCAGCGAACCTCTTCACCTGATGCCCACGATGATCGACGGCATGGTCTCGCAGGACCTTCCTCTCGAAGACGACGTCCTTGCCGTCCTCGGCAAGGGAGACTTCCTGAACCGCATCTATACGGTTCCCCTTTCCGCGGTCTCACCGCAATCGCACCGGTCCGCGCCGATCAGTCTGTTTATCGGCTATTTCGCCACACAGCGCACTGGACAATCCATCCATTCGCCCCAGCACTGCCTGCCTGGCGCCGGCTGGACCTTCGACTCTTCCGACTACACCACTCTGGAAGACATCAACGGCAACCGTTTCCAGGTCGGGGAATATGTCATCAGCAACGGCGAATCCAGGCAGTTTGTCATCTATTGGTACCAGGCTCACGGCCGCAGTATCGCCAATGAGTACAAGGCGAAGGCCTATATGCTGGCAGACGCCATTCGTTACAACCGCACCGATGGCGCCCTGGTCCGCGTTATTACTCCTATTTCTGCCACCGAGCAGGTCGCTGACGCTCGCGAGCGTACGGTCCGCTTCACTGCCCGTATGACTCCCTATTTGCCTCAGTTCATTCCGAACTAA
- a CDS encoding tetratricopeptide repeat protein — protein MRMLRNSAPLHLTAIVVSASLTLGFATGCSRDPNKQKQKYFESGKRYEKEGKLKEAAIQFSNALKVDRDFADAHYELSKVYLKQGSVMPGYSELRRTVDLAPNNQEARIELGNLLLAGNSADKAAEQANAVLALNSNNADAYALLAGIAARKGDRTTALTQIKKALSIDPNRGTFYTTLGMLQAGDPTTAGQAEEQLRKAVSLDSKNVTSRIVLASMLQRKGDLAGALDQMNAAVTADPNNVMARSSLADLYMLQNNQAKAEETLQKAADDLPDDATAADMLATFYLRTHQLDRGEQVYSDLVSKHPKSPSLKLSYARLLVAKKDLNKAHAIGQELAKTDSDLPQVALLNGMLLMNDGKSSEAFDVLQKAAKANPDNLQVKVWLGRAAASKGDINAAQQAFQDAVRISPRNPDAQQGLAQIAISRRDFNTLAQLGDAAITASPQAANGYIWRGMAEGSQKLYDKAEADFKDAIKMEPSNATGYLELAQLRLVQKNMSDARNLLEQTLTHDPNSSRALRLLAATYMADKQPAKAVDRVQQQLAKSPQNSDMYSLLSQLQGATGNNAGAIDSAEKAMDLNPNDPVAAIVYTRAVVSSGDAAKALAKWQQWTKDHPTDPRGFTLLGTLQEAQGNRDQAMASYKKALEIQPEQPVASNNLAYLMVETGQNIDVALSLAQTARRAMPDSPNTADTLAWAYYHKGNYTSARDLLEDAVKASPNDAALHYHLGLTYSKLSDNSDATLHLKKAVSLAQPNSQTAKDAEKALSQLG, from the coding sequence ATGAGAATGCTACGGAATTCTGCTCCACTTCACCTGACTGCCATCGTCGTATCGGCCTCGCTGACACTTGGTTTTGCAACCGGCTGCTCCCGCGATCCCAACAAACAGAAGCAGAAGTATTTCGAGAGCGGAAAGCGTTATGAGAAAGAGGGCAAGCTCAAGGAAGCGGCCATCCAGTTCTCCAATGCTCTCAAGGTCGATCGCGACTTCGCCGACGCACACTACGAGCTATCGAAGGTCTACCTCAAGCAGGGCTCTGTCATGCCCGGATATAGCGAACTACGCCGCACGGTCGATCTGGCACCGAACAACCAGGAGGCCCGTATCGAGTTGGGCAACCTGCTGTTAGCAGGAAACTCTGCCGACAAGGCAGCCGAACAGGCCAATGCCGTTCTTGCGCTGAACAGCAATAATGCCGACGCCTACGCCCTTCTTGCCGGAATCGCAGCCCGGAAAGGGGATCGCACCACCGCGTTGACCCAAATCAAAAAGGCGCTCTCGATCGATCCTAATCGCGGCACCTTCTATACCACGCTTGGCATGCTGCAAGCCGGCGACCCAACCACCGCGGGACAGGCCGAAGAGCAGCTTCGCAAGGCCGTCTCCCTCGACAGCAAGAACGTCACTTCGCGGATCGTTCTCGCCTCTATGCTCCAGAGAAAAGGTGACCTCGCTGGTGCTCTCGACCAGATGAATGCGGCTGTTACGGCCGATCCCAACAACGTTATGGCCCGCTCCAGCCTGGCAGACCTCTACATGCTGCAGAACAACCAGGCCAAGGCTGAAGAGACTCTCCAGAAGGCCGCTGACGATCTGCCTGACGATGCAACCGCAGCCGACATGCTCGCCACGTTCTATCTCCGCACCCACCAGCTCGATCGCGGAGAACAGGTCTACTCCGACCTCGTCTCCAAACATCCCAAGAGCCCCTCACTCAAGCTCTCCTATGCTCGCCTCCTCGTTGCCAAAAAGGACCTGAACAAGGCGCACGCCATCGGACAGGAACTGGCCAAAACCGACAGCGATCTTCCGCAAGTTGCGCTTCTGAACGGCATGCTTCTGATGAACGATGGTAAGTCCTCCGAGGCCTTCGATGTGTTGCAGAAGGCAGCCAAAGCAAATCCCGACAATCTCCAGGTAAAGGTCTGGCTTGGACGCGCCGCCGCATCCAAGGGAGATATTAACGCCGCGCAACAGGCCTTCCAGGACGCCGTGCGCATCAGTCCTCGAAACCCTGATGCGCAGCAGGGTCTCGCTCAGATCGCAATTAGCCGTCGCGACTTCAATACGCTCGCTCAGCTTGGCGACGCCGCCATTACTGCCTCTCCGCAGGCTGCAAACGGCTATATCTGGCGCGGCATGGCGGAAGGCAGTCAGAAGCTCTACGACAAGGCAGAAGCTGATTTCAAAGACGCCATCAAGATGGAGCCCTCCAATGCGACCGGCTACCTCGAGCTGGCCCAATTGCGCCTCGTCCAGAAGAACATGTCTGATGCGCGCAACCTTCTCGAGCAGACGCTGACGCACGATCCAAACTCCTCACGCGCGCTTCGCCTGCTGGCGGCCACCTACATGGCTGATAAGCAGCCCGCCAAGGCCGTGGACCGCGTGCAGCAGCAACTCGCGAAGTCCCCGCAGAATTCCGACATGTACAGCCTGCTCTCGCAGCTCCAGGGAGCGACCGGCAATAACGCCGGGGCCATCGACTCCGCAGAAAAGGCTATGGATCTCAATCCGAACGATCCGGTTGCTGCTATCGTCTACACTCGCGCGGTCGTCAGCAGCGGGGATGCAGCCAAGGCTCTGGCCAAGTGGCAACAATGGACCAAGGACCATCCTACCGATCCCAGAGGGTTCACCCTCCTCGGCACTCTCCAGGAGGCACAAGGCAATCGCGATCAGGCGATGGCCTCTTATAAGAAAGCCCTGGAGATTCAACCGGAGCAGCCCGTTGCCTCCAACAACCTCGCTTACCTGATGGTTGAGACCGGTCAGAACATCGACGTCGCGCTCTCACTCGCTCAAACCGCACGCCGCGCGATGCCCGATTCTCCAAACACGGCCGACACGCTCGCCTGGGCCTACTACCATAAAGGAAATTACACCTCGGCCCGCGATCTGCTTGAAGATGCGGTCAAGGCCAGCCCCAACGATGCCGCACTGCACTATCACCTCGGTCTGACCTACAGCAAGCTCTCGGACAACTCCGATGCGACCCTGCATCTGAAGAAGGCTGTCTCGCTTGCACAGCCAAACAGCCAAACGGCAAAGGACGCCGAGAAGGCCCTGAGCCAACTCGGCTGA
- a CDS encoding oligosaccharide flippase family protein yields MNSKTIARNTAWYGLESLIGFVSSLVTSIAIARALGPTKMAYIIYVTWLTGIVSSLGSVGIPTTTRKYMAEFLGGGDAATARYIYLRTFFLQTAIGAIATLGAVIWVFHDAPLEYRTAALLLVLGILPAMSNFISAQANVAAETLSANLPGSLASTATYFVLTLLSVTLHWGVNGIAFAMFAMKWADYLVRLIPTMRRILAWDNGDAHPPADLRDRMMSFAGQSVMSMLLMLVVWDRSELFLLKHLSTDIRQLSFYSVAFNLAERLLLFPTIFGAAAGASIYAQFGRDRSKLPALTAASARYIAMISLPIHIIFVPLAAPVLLTFYGNQYVGALLVSSVAPLLCLPKAFLGPIQSLYESVDRQKYFIYTTVFASFVDIGVAWLLIPAHGALGACIGSGAAQFTAVGLMWAIGIRQYKIPLPWSFIFKITAISAISSVAAYTLASRLSPFLALIAGSAAATAVFFLLAYIFKVLEPEDRDRFKVIINACPAALASPMNFLLDCFTQRPATNRTTAV; encoded by the coding sequence GTGAACAGTAAAACCATCGCTCGCAATACCGCCTGGTACGGGCTTGAGTCTCTCATCGGCTTTGTCTCGTCCCTGGTGACGTCCATTGCCATCGCTCGGGCGCTCGGCCCGACGAAGATGGCGTACATCATCTACGTCACCTGGCTGACCGGCATCGTCAGCAGCCTCGGTTCCGTCGGTATCCCCACCACCACCCGCAAGTACATGGCGGAGTTTCTTGGCGGAGGAGATGCCGCTACCGCCCGTTACATCTACCTCCGCACCTTCTTCCTCCAGACAGCCATCGGCGCCATCGCAACCCTCGGCGCAGTCATCTGGGTCTTTCACGACGCTCCTCTGGAATATCGCACCGCCGCGCTTCTTCTCGTTCTGGGCATTCTGCCCGCAATGAGCAACTTCATCTCGGCCCAGGCCAACGTAGCCGCGGAAACTCTCTCTGCCAACCTTCCCGGTTCGCTTGCCTCTACAGCAACCTATTTCGTTCTCACCCTGCTTTCTGTCACCCTCCACTGGGGAGTCAACGGAATCGCCTTCGCGATGTTCGCGATGAAATGGGCCGACTATCTCGTACGCCTTATCCCTACCATGCGACGCATCCTCGCCTGGGACAACGGTGACGCCCATCCTCCTGCAGACCTCCGCGACCGCATGATGAGCTTCGCCGGGCAGAGTGTGATGAGCATGCTTCTCATGCTCGTCGTATGGGACCGCTCCGAGCTCTTTCTGCTCAAGCATCTCTCCACCGATATCCGCCAGCTCTCCTTCTACTCCGTTGCCTTCAACCTCGCCGAACGTCTTCTACTCTTCCCCACCATCTTTGGTGCAGCTGCCGGAGCCAGCATCTATGCCCAGTTCGGACGCGACCGCTCTAAACTGCCTGCTCTCACTGCAGCTTCAGCGCGATACATCGCAATGATCTCGTTGCCGATCCACATCATCTTTGTCCCTCTTGCAGCTCCCGTCCTTCTCACCTTCTACGGCAATCAATACGTCGGGGCTCTCCTGGTTTCCTCCGTCGCTCCTCTGCTCTGCCTTCCTAAAGCCTTTCTCGGCCCTATTCAGAGTCTCTATGAGAGCGTCGACCGCCAGAAATACTTTATCTACACCACAGTGTTCGCTTCCTTTGTCGACATTGGAGTCGCATGGCTCCTGATCCCCGCACACGGCGCTCTCGGGGCCTGCATCGGCAGCGGAGCCGCACAGTTCACCGCCGTCGGATTGATGTGGGCAATAGGAATTCGCCAATACAAAATTCCGCTCCCCTGGAGCTTCATCTTCAAGATCACGGCGATCAGTGCAATCTCCAGTGTTGCTGCCTACACACTCGCTTCCCGTCTCTCACCGTTCCTTGCACTTATTGCTGGAAGCGCCGCGGCCACAGCAGTGTTCTTCCTGCTCGCTTATATCTTCAAAGTCCTTGAGCCCGAAGATCGTGACCGCTTCAAGGTCATCATCAACGCCTGCCCTGCCGCGCTGGCCTCTCCCATGAACTTCCTTCTGGACTGTTTCACGCAGCGTCCCGCCACGAACCGGACCACTGCGGTATAA
- a CDS encoding PEP-CTERM sorting domain-containing protein: MKLSSKLSALGAMMVLTTAFAAADTISLGSYGASNGNGGSAPATLPDNTPVTYGASQTYNIGSGSAWAPAAGTNSSWVSFDPNSGPTGGNVDPNGTYTYTTTFSALGTEVYHGFLTVLADDTTDVWLNGTLIIPEGVIGSDAHCADGPPTCVMQYTFNLSNINLLAGTNTLTFNVLQTGLVYQGLDFSGELTTVPEPGTLLLLGTGLMGSAGALMRRMKAAATK; the protein is encoded by the coding sequence ATGAAGCTATCTTCGAAACTCTCTGCTCTGGGAGCGATGATGGTACTTACGACCGCGTTTGCGGCTGCAGATACCATCTCTCTGGGCAGCTATGGCGCATCCAACGGCAATGGTGGATCCGCACCAGCCACGCTACCTGACAACACCCCGGTTACGTATGGGGCGTCTCAGACTTACAACATTGGGTCCGGCAGTGCATGGGCCCCGGCAGCCGGCACGAACTCGAGCTGGGTGTCGTTTGACCCGAACTCTGGTCCGACGGGCGGCAATGTCGATCCCAACGGAACCTATACCTACACCACAACCTTTTCGGCACTTGGTACCGAGGTCTATCACGGTTTCCTGACTGTGCTGGCGGACGATACCACGGACGTCTGGCTGAATGGCACTCTGATTATCCCCGAGGGCGTCATCGGAAGCGATGCGCACTGCGCGGATGGACCCCCAACCTGCGTCATGCAGTACACGTTCAACCTGAGCAATATTAACCTGCTGGCCGGCACGAACACGCTGACCTTCAACGTGCTACAGACCGGTCTGGTTTACCAAGGGCTGGACTTCTCTGGCGAGTTGACCACGGTTCCGGAACCCGGAACGCTGCTGCTGCTCGGAACGGGCCTGATGGGCTCGGCCGGCGCTCTGATGCGTCGGATGAAGGCAGCCGCAACGAAGTAA